GCAAGTTACTCTTAATACAGTTATGCTCCACCTCCTTGAGAGTAGAGTACAGACATTATTTGGAGTTCTTCCCAAAAGACTTGTCTACTCTCCACCATGTATTTCTAGCACATCAGTATGGACTcagatatattttatcttttggtGTGTAATCTGGTACTACTCATTTGCTCACATTGCTCTAGCATTGGCGATTGTGTCCCATTGGCAGCCCCAAACTGCTGAGTTGTTGGATCacatttgtgttttcaggctCTAGAGGATGCTGCAGGCTCATCTTGCCCTAGTTCAGGATAGCTCTTTGTCCAAGATTCCAAGCTTCTTTTATTGGAGAgcggtattagaaaccaagatctgtgTCTCTGTAATCCATTACCACAGAGATCATTTCTAGTCTTCTCCTCTTGCTTGTCTGTAACGTCCCACACAAACCATGGAAAACCTGGTTTCCACCATCTGCCATCCATTTTCATATGGTTCAGTTCCAGTATACCTTTATAGCACTGGAAGGATTGTTAACCTGGACCCCTGTGGGTAAcgactttaaaaaattagaagatggTGCTTTTGTGGAGTTCCTTTTGCTTTTAGTTTTCATAGACTTTGCTCATTTTCAGAGTTCTCGAGGTCAGCCCCTACCCCATTCAGTGGgcttgttttgtgtgtttgtaatACAGTTACATTCTTCTGCTTCAGCCTGAATTCTATTCTGGGATCTCAATCTCCTAAAATGATTCTTCTTTCATTTGCATACATTAAGGTTCACTCTACTGCAGAATTCTACGAGTTTTGCCAAATGCATAGTGTCGTATCCACCACCATAGTGTCATGCAGAAGAGTTTCAGTGCCCTAAAAAAATTGCCTGTGCTTCCTCTCTGCAACCTTCCCTCCTTCTCAGACCTCTGACAACCACTGACTTGTGCACAGTCTCTATAGGTTTGccttttacatatacatataaatctgTCTAGAGGTCAGAAATTCAGCAGGATTCACTAATCTACTCTCAGTGCTTAGCACCAGACCTAATCCTCTTAACTGAGGGCCAGTCTTGCTTCTGGAGCTTTAAAtacttttctgatttgtttttattttggagaaagtggATGCCCAAGTTGTCTAAAGTCTTAGCTGGTTTCTCATGAAAAAGATGTTACAGCTTGAACTTCTGCCAGAGACACACTTCCTCTGGGCTGCCCATTGATTGGCTAGGGTGAGGCCCCAGTGGCCCTTACAACAGGATGTAAATTGTTCCCTGGAAAAAGCTCTAGTGACAAGGTCTCATTTTCTTTGGGAATTCTGAGGCTCTAGGGAACTCTTTAGCACATCCCTAGCTGTACTGTGAATTGCCCTTGGGTGATGTTACACTGTGGGTAAACAGAAAATGTCTGTTGGCTGGTACAAACTCAAGTTCTGTTTTCAGCCCCTTTTCAAATTTAGCCTTATTTGTACAGCAGAGATCctcttccctgtctccttcctAGGGTTGTTCTAAGAACCCAGTGAGAATAATGATGGGGAAAAGTGATGGTAAGACAGCTCCTATGGAATGGTGTTTGCCATAGTGAACAGTGACCAATAATCCCAGGGAGCTAGAAGGGTGGCAAACACAGCCAAATGTTCTGTGAGTGCTGGGACCATTGAGCAGATCAGAGAAAGTTGTGTGGCTGGTTCCTCCATGGGTCAGAAGGGCTGTTGAAACTTTGAACTCCATGATGTCTCATTGTGAAGCTGTTCCTTTTAGACAAGGTTTCCGAAAAACCTTGGTGGCCCTTGTGCCAGAAGTCCATGGTCATCAGGTGATCTGAGTGATGCTGAGCCAGAGCTGCACAGCCCTTGGCCCCTAGAGACAGCCACACCCACACACAACAAAAGCCTAGTGCCCAGggaacacacatttatttcactGAACTGCTGCATGCAGGGCTCTTGCCTCTGCCCGAGGAGATAGAACTTTATgtagatcagaaaaaaatatcccaAGGCCTTGATGTTTGTCATTAAATATGAAGCACACTTTGTTCGTTTCTCTGTCACGTTGCATGGTGAGTTCCGCAGAAGCCCATCTGCCCTGCAACACTGGGAGCTCCCTCCTTCGGGGCAGGTGCAGGGCCTCTGTTGATATGTCCCATGTCTAGCACAATATGTGGCATAGAAAAATGACTCCATGAGTGGTGGTTGAATGACTCGCAAGCCCTTCACCTGCATGGGGTTGCTTTTaatcattctctttcttcctttgccaGTTAATGACTTCTCCTAATTACTCAGAGCCACTGTAGATTCTAGATGCCCATATGCAGAGTTTGATTTTTGTCATTGCTTCTCTTGATCGTAAGAGAGGTATGGTAGTTCTGTTGTGGTCTGGAGAGCAGATACATGTGCTGTATGGGTTTCTGTCTGGTCTTTGAAAGGCTTTTCTGAGTGATGAATCAGCCCTTGAGTTCTAGCGGAAGGTGTGTCCTGGGGCCACGGTGACCTGTGTCTGAGATCCAGCCCACTCATTGACTCAACAGCAGGTCCTTGTTTTCCATCCCTGGGTACTCACTGGAGCCTCAAACTCTAAATCCGTACAAGACTCCTTGATCAGCTCTGCTCCGTACTCTGATGGCAGGATTCAGCTTCATCACACATACATAGTTATTTCTGTGTATTACCTCCAAATACTCTACTCACATCCCGTTTCCCCTAATTTTCTTGGCTTAGAGTCTAGAGATCCTTAAAACTCCGAACACGTCTCAGTGGAGCTGGGTAAGGACATGAAAGATGGCAATGATTCACGCAGATGCCTCCTATACTGAAGCCTAGTTTTCCTGCATCTTGGGTGATTTCCATTGTTTTTGAAAGTTAAAGCTAATTTCTTATAGTTTGGTGAATAAAGCCCTCAGAATCTGACCCTAGCCTCCACCTCTGGTCCTATCTCCCTCCACGTTCCCCCATGGTCCCTTGGTGTCAGGATGCTATTTTTTCACCTCCTGAACATTCCTCTTTCATACTTGTGAATacgttcttccttctctctggggTTCCTTTCCTCCAACACACGGCTCACCAGGCACTCTCCTACAGAGGTTCTAAAGTCAGTTCACATGGCAGGTCCCCATCCCTAAGACTTTCCCAACATCTCCAACATgtgttctccttcccctcctcccctcctccactcctCTTGCCATCTTTTGTATCATACAACCTACTCCCCCCCAAATTGGAACTAtacttttaaatgtttatctCTGCCACTGGAGTTTGAGCTTCTTGAAGTCAGGCAAGTGGGTTTTTTTCCATCAGTCTTCTCCAGAATGCAGGACATGGCTCCTTCTTTGCTATTACCCATTACATGGTGTCTGAATTACCAACAGCAGAACCAACCCAGGAGGATCTTTGAATGTGCCCTTAAGACTGACAAGATCTGGAATTGTGAGACTCTCTAAGTAAACTGTCTATATAGTCAATCACCATCTTTAATAAGCAGTTTTGCAAGAAACCAAGATAAATTGAAGCAGCCAAcggaagaaatatattttcttctgctgTCCCATTCATAGGCCCCTCTCCCTATCCACATGGTCACTTTTACTTGACATATGATGTATGAACAGCTTCTAACAGGGCCCAGTTTGAGAAATCCTCTTGTTCTTAAGTGAGAAGGAATTGTAGGGAATAAGCTTACCATGggttctgcttttcctctctgttGCCTTCATAAGAAACCAAAAGGTCAATGAAAAGTCCTGGGTCCACACTATTTCCTGAACTTTCTTCAGGCAATTCCTGTCCTACTTTGCCTATTTACCCACAAAACCAGGGATAATATTTTGTCCAAGGGCTTTAAAGTTTTCTGACTCACAGTTGGATGCTGCTTCTGTCCTGCTTTCTTGTGGGGCAGGTGTCTGGGAGTCCAGGGCACATGGCTCTACTCCTAATCCTGCTGAGAGTAGATGCTAAGAGCCTCAGGAGAATGTTTCCCATCTTGTCAGGAAGGATTCCTGCCCATGGCCCGGAGCAGAGCATCCTTGACCTCCTTGTTCCTCAGGGTGTACACCACAGGGTTCAGCAGGGGGGTGATGACCGTGTAGGTCACAGAGATCAGCTGATCTTGATCTCTGGTGTTCTCAGACTTGGGCTTGAGGTAGGCAATGGAGGCACAGCCATAGTGGACAATGACCACCGTGAGGTGGGAGGCGCAGGTGGCGAAGGCCTTCTTCCGGCCCTCGGCTGAGGCGATCTTGAGGATGCTGGAGATGATGAGGACGTAGGAGATGAAGACCAGCCCCATGGGTACAACGAGCACCAGGACACTGATGATCACAGTCAGGATCTCATTGATGGTAGTGTCAATGCAGGAGAGCTTCATCACTGGTCGGATGTCGCAGAAGAAGTGGGCGACCTTTGTGGCACAGAAGGGTAACCGGAACACAGATGTCACTTGTGTCGTGGCTACAACCAGCCCAATGCTGCAGGCACCCCCCACCAGCTGGAAACACTCTCTCTTGTTCATAATAACTGAGTATCTCAGGGggttgcagatggccacatagcggtcatagccCATGGCTGTGAGCAGGAAGCAGTTAGTGATGCCAAAGGTTACAAAAAAGAACATCTGTGTGGCACAGCCTGCCCGTGAGATGGACTGGTTCATCCCCACAAGACTGGAGAGCATCCTTGGGAGAATGACCAAGGTGTACACAGTCTCTGAAGTAGACAGCATGctcaggaagaagtacatgggtgtgtggaggTGACGGTCAGTTCGGATGATGGTCACGATGATGACGTTGCCTGCCAGGGTGAAGGCATACAGCACCAAGAACACGGCAAAAAGGGTGAGCCGGTGCTCGTGGAAGCTGGAAAACCCCTGGAAAATAAACTCCATGATGAGAGTATGGTTCTCTTTCTCCATAGAGTGGCCACTAAATCTGAAATGTGGAAGAACAGAAGGTACATAATTTCAGCAAGGCTGTTGAAGCAAATTGATTGAACTTGGTTCTCAGCTGCAAACCTGGGGATACATTTCCCAGTGCATTAAAGTTTATCTCTGGgtttatttaaaatgctttttctctgtGGCCATCTATCACCATTTCCTATGCATCCCagattccttatttatttttaggtcatATTCCTACAGCATAACTACACACATTCCCACTTCACCCTACTTCTCTCCTTTGACATCTGGAatgccctttctccttttctcctcttatTTACATCTTTCCCTATTCCTCAAGGGCTGGCGCAGGCAGTCGGTACACCAACCCCTCTTGTGCtgtgatgttctcagtgtacgtcGATGATCCTCTCCCCGCTGGGACCACACTGTCCGTGCACAAATGTGAAATTTCACACCTTCCACGTCTGCCTGTCTCACCAGCTCTGGGTTATGGATAAACTAGAGAATTGAAAACGACTTAAGGATTGactggagacttttttttcccccctttccaaGATTGACTCAGACCCTTGCTGATCCTTTAGGAGGTAGAAGCAAAGCCAACTCAGAAAGGGTCATCTTGTTTTCAAGGAGGAAAAGGCAGGTCTTCACCGACCACTGTCCTCTGCCCACTGCCTTCTACATGATGGAAGACCACTGATGATTTGCAGCCCTGGCTCACATTACATAGTAAACTCTGTTTCAGCTTTGCCTTCCTCAACTGAAAGGCAAATTTATAACTGCTACAACTTAGTAGGCATACACCTTCTCTGCAGAGGTAAACAGTTGGCACAGAACAGAAGACACAGCAAATTCATGCCTCTCATCTAAAGATAAAAGCAGACCCTGAATATGAAAAACAGAGTTAGACTAAAGATACATCATTATGTTGAAGGATGGGGCTCAGTCcaatttatgtaatatttcacattttttgtcCCGTTAGacagtaagttcctgtagggtaCTTAAATTATATTCTGATTTGCTTATGCATATTCAGAAAGACTCTTTACATAAAGTAAATCACATCAACGATGAAAGTTAGTAGGCATGGAGACCTCCTTcaagtttataaaaatttactttaaagacATTGGCTACCAGCTGTTAATCATTTACACTAAAAATGCTAAGAGTAAGGCTGCAACGGAAGAAATCTCTGAGGAGAGAAAATCATTTGACACCAAAATATGTGGCTAAAGACACTGATCTTCTGTGAGGCATCTGGGCAGAAACTAGTCCGTGGGGTGGCATATGACCCCTGAGCCATAGCTCCTGAGTGTTCTAATGATGGACACGGGTGCTGCCAACAACTAATAACACTTCGTGTCCTGCTGTCCATGTGACGGTCCCACCGGAGGAAGACTTGGCCTGTTCCAAATACCAAGTAGGGTTTCTCCTGAGAACCTCTGGGCTAGGGTGACCTCTGAGCTTGCTGATGATGTCTGTCATAAGGCGGTAGGATGGTGCTCTGACCTGGCTAACATCCTCCACCCTTGGGAGCCTGTAATTCTTCCACAGAACTCAAGGGGAAGAAGACTGAGCACCACCTTACAAAGATGCTGAACAGAGCTGTTAAACCACAAAATTAAAGCCAGCCCATGGGCAATAAGctccttttcatttcctcttcagaAGAGCACTTACATCTGTCTGCTTAGCGCTGAGTCGCAACAGGCGCGCCAGTCTGCAGGCGGCCCCGGTGGGCAGGTGTGGGGATGAGCCTGGTGACCGAGAGCGAGGCCCATCCCAGGCGAGGCTGAGCGGGCAGCAGGCACACACGCTGTAGCGGGAATGGCAGGAGCTGGGGTGTTGCAGACATCACCGATGGCGCCTCTGTGGGAAGTCTTCACAGCCACAGAGATGCTCTCCCAGGAGCAGCCACCTGAGCTCCTGGGGCTCCTGCCCTGAAGATATCCCGAGAGccccagggcgggggtgggggaaggatgcAGACAGGCCCCTGTGGGCCTCATTATGGGAGGGGCTCATTTATCCAGCCCCAGGGTTAGCGGTCTGGGAACTTGGGGCAAGTTTTCGCTTCAGGTGAAAACAGCATTAGACAAAGCTGATTTATTTGGTTGAATTTTCCTTGTGGGACTCCGTAAGCCCATCGTGGTTTTTCACAGATGGGCCTTGGAAATCCATAGTTGACAGACAGAGGACATTCAAGCTTGGAGTCCTGGAGTCCTATCACTTTGTGTGTCAGGAAGCTTAGGTCCCTGCCCCTGCTCAGTTGAAGAATCTGGTTTTCTCTTTGGAATGAAGGTAGTCCGTCAGGCCGTGACTCTGCCGAGGGCAGTTCATGCTGCCTTTCTGCCCaccacgcccccgccccccgtTTTTGGAAGTGGCAGTCAGTCTGTTTAGATCCAAGGACCCTCTCTTGGGGTCAGGAAACAGACCCCTGattactttttctctttgcccAGAATGTACTCTGTTCTCCATGTGGCAAACTTGTAGCCTTTTGAGACCTGATGCCAAATTTACCTTCCCCGAAGACTTTCTATGGGCTAACTTACCCCTTGCTTATTAGTATGGTTTTCCTTCAGTGTGTGCTTGTCTGTGTTGGTTCATTCTTCAAGTGCCAAGCACGGCCCAGCCCCAGGCTGGCTGCCAGGAACCTGG
This portion of the Mustela lutreola isolate mMusLut2 chromosome 14, mMusLut2.pri, whole genome shotgun sequence genome encodes:
- the LOC131814809 gene encoding olfactory receptor 10J1; this translates as MEKENHTLIMEFIFQGFSSFHEHRLTLFAVFLVLYAFTLAGNVIIVTIIRTDRHLHTPMYFFLSMLSTSETVYTLVILPRMLSSLVGMNQSISRAGCATQMFFFVTFGITNCFLLTAMGYDRYVAICNPLRYSVIMNKRECFQLVGGACSIGLVVATTQVTSVFRLPFCATKVAHFFCDIRPVMKLSCIDTTINEILTVIISVLVLVVPMGLVFISYVLIISSILKIASAEGRKKAFATCASHLTVVIVHYGCASIAYLKPKSENTRDQDQLISVTYTVITPLLNPVVYTLRNKEVKDALLRAMGRNPS